A section of the Bacillus spongiae genome encodes:
- a CDS encoding phospholipase, which yields MRHRNSRIRRGFCFPGYRWCGPGCSGPDNPVNTVDAACMAHDLCYRRHGKSCKCDLEFMHRLERVIDRNSRKGRDALLMYRFMKLQTQFTCR from the coding sequence ATGAGGCACAGAAACTCGCGAATAAGACGGGGTTTTTGTTTTCCAGGGTATCGTTGGTGTGGACCTGGATGCAGTGGACCAGATAATCCAGTAAATACAGTAGATGCAGCTTGTATGGCACATGACCTCTGTTATCGTCGCCATGGTAAATCTTGCAAATGCGATCTTGAATTTATGCATCGACTAGAGCGTGTTATTGACCGTAACTCTCGTAAAGGAAGGGACGCCCTTCTTATGTACCGGTTTATGAAGCTTCAAACACAATTCACTTGTAGATAA
- a CDS encoding CAP domain-containing protein produces MNHLKFIMFSLSMLLLAACNNNDTAMERRDYPNNAPIDVNYRGDMTRYDRDVTTPINQNKRVDRYTNEYQRITQNEKVRRNEYGRIDERAPRDEYTRINRNTTGEELRKDVNEFTNDVRRNVRRMANEFRANDRRDDMIAISADYTNTPSSKYPHTVAIKVQDAKYKYYVLNEADRNKIIEQGRAALDKVAPNLREEVRRALEQQRIAGIPAPAPGAPKPGVTETPKPEATQPGATETPKPEATQPGATETPKPEATQPGATEAPKPQTPQAGTTEPEKPNAAAPQAGISDIEQKVINLTNEERRKNGLPDLKAYPELSNVARVKSEDMKKNNYFSHTSPTYGSPFDMIRNHGVTYRAAGENIAKGQPTPEEVVKAWMNSEGHRRNILSRNFTHIGVGYTDSGHYWTQMFVGK; encoded by the coding sequence TTGAATCACTTGAAATTTATTATGTTTTCACTTTCCATGCTGTTACTTGCAGCATGTAATAATAATGATACGGCAATGGAACGTCGTGATTACCCTAACAATGCACCGATTGACGTGAATTACAGAGGGGATATGACGCGATATGACCGAGATGTCACAACGCCAATTAATCAAAATAAAAGAGTGGATAGATATACAAATGAATATCAAAGAATTACGCAAAATGAAAAGGTACGACGTAATGAATACGGAAGAATAGATGAAAGAGCTCCGCGTGATGAATATACAAGAATTAATCGTAATACGACTGGTGAAGAACTAAGAAAAGACGTAAATGAATTTACCAATGATGTAAGACGAAACGTAAGAAGAATGGCCAATGAGTTCCGTGCAAATGATCGAAGAGATGATATGATTGCAATCTCGGCTGACTATACAAATACACCAAGCAGTAAATATCCGCATACGGTAGCTATTAAAGTGCAAGATGCAAAGTATAAATATTATGTGCTAAACGAGGCAGATAGGAATAAAATAATCGAACAAGGAAGAGCGGCTTTAGATAAAGTAGCTCCTAACTTAAGAGAAGAAGTTAGAAGAGCTTTAGAGCAGCAACGAATAGCAGGAATACCTGCTCCAGCACCAGGGGCTCCTAAACCAGGAGTAACAGAGACGCCAAAACCAGAAGCAACTCAACCAGGAGCAACAGAGACACCAAAACCGGAAGCAACTCAGCCAGGAGCAACAGAGACACCAAAACCGGAAGCAACTCAACCAGGAGCAACAGAAGCACCGAAACCACAGACACCTCAGGCAGGGACAACAGAACCAGAAAAACCGAATGCTGCTGCTCCACAAGCAGGCATTAGTGATATTGAGCAAAAAGTAATTAATTTAACGAACGAAGAGAGAAGAAAAAATGGGTTACCAGACTTAAAGGCGTACCCAGAATTAAGCAATGTGGCACGTGTAAAATCAGAGGATATGAAGAAAAACAATTATTTCTCACATACGAGTCCTACGTACGGTTCACCATTTGATATGATAAGAAATCACGGTGTAACGTATAGGGCAGCGGGTGAAAACATTGCCAAAGGCCAACCAACACCTGAAGAGGTCGTAAAGGCTTGGATGAACAGTGAGGGACACCGAAGAAACATCTTAAGCAGAAACTTTACGCATATAGGGGTAGGATACACGGATAGTGGTCATTACTGGACACAAATGTTTGTTGGAAAGTAA
- a CDS encoding MtnX-like HAD-IB family phosphatase, protein MKKWAFVSDFDGTISNKDFYWIVIEKYFPEGRELYDKWKANEIKDIDFLSTVFTSIHQAEEKIITDIHDIPIDSYVPKFIQHVQNQGGDFYILSAGTDYYIEHLLKKYSIENVKIFSNKGEFKEKNVHLTIDPEHRHYSERYGIDKTKVIQELKKSYDKVYFIGDSEPDSHPAKYADVTFAKDALQELLREKNIPFVPVTTFREVEDYLINNGELQK, encoded by the coding sequence TTGAAAAAATGGGCATTTGTTTCTGATTTTGATGGAACAATATCAAATAAAGATTTCTATTGGATTGTCATTGAAAAGTATTTTCCAGAGGGTAGAGAACTGTACGATAAATGGAAAGCAAACGAGATAAAGGATATCGATTTTTTAAGTACTGTCTTTACTTCAATCCATCAAGCGGAAGAAAAGATTATTACTGATATTCACGACATTCCCATTGATTCGTATGTACCAAAATTTATTCAACATGTTCAAAATCAAGGTGGGGATTTTTATATACTAAGTGCAGGGACCGATTATTACATCGAACATCTGCTGAAGAAATACTCAATTGAAAACGTAAAGATTTTTTCTAACAAAGGGGAGTTTAAAGAAAAGAACGTACATTTAACAATTGACCCAGAGCATCGACACTACTCAGAGCGCTATGGAATCGATAAAACGAAGGTAATCCAAGAATTAAAAAAATCGTACGATAAAGTATACTTTATTGGTGACAGTGAGCCAGACTCTCATCCTGCAAAATACGCTGATGTCACTTTTGCTAAAGATGCTTTACAAGAGCTTTTACGAGAAAAAAATATCCCATTTGTGCCCGTCACAACCTTTCGTGAGGTGGAGGACTATTTAATTAACAACGGGGAACTTCAGAAATGA
- a CDS encoding iron-containing alcohol dehydrogenase family protein: MNQPVTSIPIPAILEISHGSIERLHEILARQPFSNAVILLDDFSESILTEKIRKTLPKTIDYFTLSADLDVEGLVKEAFRLPRYDVVIAMGGGRIVDFGKYIAFVRRSPFISIPTSASNDGFASSNCSLVVNGKKTTVPAKVPYGIIVDLSIVQTAPTPFILAGIGDLVSNITALYDWEFEDRSGKATVNAFAHMISKKAVNSFIRTPMNDIKAPIFLKELISSLTMGGISTAISGNSAPISGSEHLISHALEKISKKPEMHGIQVGVATYIMVHVQNHRIDRIKKIFERTGFFNYVQTLQLKKEEYRQAIEMAPSIKPNRYTYIHDPTYRQKALTLLDEDPQLQKIFSS; the protein is encoded by the coding sequence ATGAATCAACCCGTCACCAGTATTCCCATTCCCGCCATTTTAGAAATAAGTCATGGTTCAATTGAAAGATTACATGAAATATTAGCTCGACAACCATTTTCTAATGCTGTTATCTTATTGGATGATTTTTCCGAGAGTATTTTAACTGAAAAAATCAGAAAAACTCTTCCCAAAACCATCGATTATTTTACCCTTTCAGCTGATTTGGATGTTGAAGGACTTGTAAAGGAAGCATTTCGATTGCCAAGATATGATGTAGTGATTGCAATGGGAGGAGGGCGAATCGTAGACTTCGGGAAATACATAGCTTTTGTTAGAAGGAGCCCTTTTATTAGCATTCCTACATCTGCTTCAAATGATGGATTTGCGAGCAGTAACTGTTCGTTAGTTGTGAACGGTAAAAAAACAACGGTACCTGCTAAAGTACCGTACGGAATTATTGTGGATTTATCTATTGTCCAAACAGCCCCAACACCCTTTATTTTAGCTGGTATTGGTGACTTAGTTTCGAATATTACTGCACTTTATGATTGGGAATTTGAAGACCGTAGTGGGAAGGCTACCGTTAATGCGTTCGCACATATGATTAGTAAAAAAGCCGTAAATAGCTTTATTCGAACACCGATGAACGATATAAAGGCACCTATATTCTTAAAGGAGCTTATTAGCTCACTCACAATGGGTGGAATTTCTACAGCCATAAGTGGCAACAGTGCACCAATTAGTGGATCAGAGCATTTAATTTCCCATGCCCTTGAAAAAATCAGCAAAAAACCTGAAATGCATGGAATACAAGTAGGAGTTGCGACGTACATAATGGTCCATGTGCAAAACCATCGAATCGATCGAATCAAAAAGATATTTGAACGTACAGGCTTTTTTAATTATGTTCAAACGCTTCAGCTTAAAAAAGAAGAATACAGACAAGCCATTGAAATGGCACCGAGTATAAAACCAAATCGTTATACGTATATACATGATCCTACCTATCGTCAAAAAGCACTTACGCTTCTTGACGAAGATCCACAATTACAGAAGATATTTTCCTCATAA
- a CDS encoding alpha/beta hydrolase, protein MPFCLVHQVNVHYEIHGEGIPILMIHGFTPDMKLMKGCMEPIFSIRKGFQRIYIDLPGMGKTGHYHHLKNAEEILDIVIGFIDTMIQDQPFLIVGESYGGYLTKGVLAKRGERVRGAAFICPVVVPNASDRTLPPHSIVYKDERFLKQLTMEEREEFSRDLVILNEYSWNRYKNEIKAGCQLADEPFLQKIAKQYSFTFPVTQMMYEFPAIFLLGKQDSVVGYKDALDLIDQFPRATYAIVDEAGHNLQIEQREIFDTLIHDWLNRVTENRMEV, encoded by the coding sequence GTGCCATTTTGTCTTGTTCATCAAGTAAACGTTCATTATGAAATTCATGGGGAAGGAATTCCCATTTTAATGATTCATGGCTTTACGCCTGATATGAAATTAATGAAAGGATGTATGGAACCGATTTTTTCAATTCGAAAGGGGTTTCAAAGAATTTACATTGATCTACCAGGTATGGGGAAAACGGGTCATTATCATCATTTAAAAAACGCTGAGGAGATATTAGATATCGTAATCGGGTTTATCGATACAATGATTCAAGATCAACCCTTTCTTATTGTCGGTGAATCATATGGAGGATATCTAACGAAGGGGGTATTAGCTAAAAGAGGAGAAAGGGTGCGTGGAGCTGCCTTTATTTGTCCCGTCGTCGTTCCGAATGCTAGTGATAGAACACTTCCACCACATTCCATTGTCTATAAAGATGAACGCTTTTTAAAACAATTGACCATGGAGGAAAGGGAGGAATTTAGTCGAGATTTGGTCATTCTTAACGAATATAGCTGGAATCGATATAAAAATGAGATTAAGGCAGGCTGTCAACTAGCGGATGAACCGTTTTTACAAAAGATTGCAAAACAATATAGTTTCACGTTTCCTGTTACCCAAATGATGTACGAATTTCCGGCTATTTTTTTATTAGGAAAGCAAGATTCGGTTGTTGGCTATAAGGATGCGCTTGACCTAATTGATCAGTTTCCGCGTGCGACCTATGCTATTGTAGATGAAGCAGGCCATAATTTACAAATCGAACAAAGAGAAATATTTGATACTCTCATACACGATTGGTTAAATAGAGTAACAGAAAATCGTATGGAGGTTTAG
- a CDS encoding right-handed parallel beta-helix repeat-containing protein, with translation MTIRVVPTPANPTIQAAINNADPGDSIQILAGTFDGFEVDKPRLKIFGCGVGKTIITGTPAIVNMGGVVVNADRTTLEKMTIQGFSGENGLLVLSNNNFFKQIESSFNTGPVVDGFQLAGDRNLTIDCIASFNTEDGFDFAGSVRNYTMNCQSFRNGDKGYRISAMNNKLTSNSAKNNEDGFFVNENENILFNNQSFKNNNRGFLIGTNHNNNNLMNNFACNNNSSGIQIESATTENVLDVNIVRKNGISGLGSGIFIQNGATDSSIRFNKLKLNNPFDIQAIGNASTDNTFDGNICDNSFPIGLCT, from the coding sequence ATGACTATACGTGTTGTACCAACACCCGCTAACCCAACGATACAGGCTGCAATCAATAACGCAGATCCAGGAGATTCAATTCAAATATTAGCAGGTACATTTGATGGTTTCGAAGTGGATAAACCGAGATTGAAGATTTTTGGTTGTGGCGTTGGCAAAACCATTATTACGGGAACACCCGCCATTGTGAATATGGGTGGAGTAGTCGTTAATGCAGATCGAACCACATTAGAAAAGATGACCATACAAGGTTTTTCAGGGGAAAATGGACTTCTAGTACTTTCGAACAATAATTTTTTCAAGCAAATAGAGTCAAGCTTTAATACGGGTCCCGTAGTAGATGGTTTTCAACTAGCTGGAGATCGTAACTTGACAATCGACTGTATTGCTTCCTTTAATACTGAAGATGGATTTGATTTCGCAGGTTCTGTTCGTAATTACACAATGAATTGTCAAAGTTTTCGAAATGGGGACAAAGGCTATAGAATAAGTGCAATGAATAATAAGCTCACCTCGAATAGTGCGAAAAATAATGAAGATGGATTTTTTGTCAATGAAAATGAAAATATTCTATTTAATAATCAATCGTTCAAAAACAATAATCGCGGATTTTTAATCGGAACGAATCATAATAACAATAATTTGATGAATAATTTCGCATGCAATAATAACTCTAGTGGGATACAAATTGAATCAGCAACAACTGAGAACGTACTTGATGTAAATATCGTTCGTAAAAACGGAATTTCAGGACTCGGTTCTGGCATTTTTATTCAAAACGGAGCAACAGATAGTTCGATTCGTTTTAATAAATTGAAGCTAAATAACCCTTTTGATATTCAAGCTATAGGGAATGCTTCGACTGATAATACATTTGATGGAAATATATGTGATAATAGTTTTCCAATTGGATTATGTACATGA
- a CDS encoding DUF4083 domain-containing protein, with translation MEHFHLASVVYLGIVIGLIVLFVFSFTLYIRRLKVNSSVKNNQIVEIEKKLDKIIDLLENDRNS, from the coding sequence ATGGAACATTTTCATTTAGCTTCAGTTGTGTATTTGGGCATTGTGATTGGACTTATAGTTTTATTCGTTTTTTCCTTCACGCTTTATATCCGCAGATTAAAGGTCAACTCTTCTGTTAAAAATAATCAAATAGTTGAGATTGAAAAGAAACTTGATAAAATCATAGATTTACTTGAAAATGATAGAAATTCTTAA
- a CDS encoding phosphatase PAP2 family protein — MDMNLNTQTTQKPKKPVIFHFAVVALCTVLLVTFTIIANIVKDTKVGLDTVLRQVFVVEPQTFIFELFSIITWFGSTPGVTIFLIVMFALLTIKYRDFSGAFLLVTLVILTNELNKFLKDFFQRERPSINSAIEAIGYSFPSGHAMTGLLAYGLATYLIVTKCKSLTTKYIIGFCGILMIILLGISRVILSAHYPTDIIAGHMMGMTLLIVAIYLNQWLSNIVSNRRLVK, encoded by the coding sequence ATGGACATGAACCTAAACACTCAGACGACACAGAAACCGAAAAAACCCGTCATTTTTCACTTCGCTGTGGTAGCATTATGCACTGTTCTCTTAGTAACCTTTACAATTATTGCAAACATTGTCAAAGATACTAAGGTCGGTTTAGACACTGTATTGAGACAGGTCTTTGTCGTAGAACCTCAAACCTTTATCTTTGAGCTATTTAGCATTATAACTTGGTTTGGGTCAACACCTGGTGTTACCATCTTTCTTATTGTAATGTTTGCTCTACTAACCATTAAATATCGTGATTTTAGTGGAGCATTCCTTCTCGTAACATTGGTGATTTTGACAAATGAGTTAAACAAATTTCTTAAAGATTTCTTTCAACGAGAACGTCCTTCAATAAATTCTGCTATTGAGGCAATTGGGTATAGCTTTCCTAGTGGCCATGCTATGACAGGGTTATTAGCCTATGGATTAGCTACCTATTTGATTGTTACAAAGTGTAAATCCTTGACTACTAAATACATTATCGGATTTTGCGGTATTCTTATGATTATCTTATTAGGAATTAGCCGAGTAATCTTGTCTGCTCATTATCCAACAGATATCATTGCGGGTCACATGATGGGAATGACGTTACTAATTGTGGCGATTTATTTGAATCAATGGCTATCGAACATAGTAAGTAATCGACGATTAGTTAAGTAA
- a CDS encoding glycerophosphodiester phosphodiesterase, with the protein MEIVTNTEKRKRRWPRRILVGLFAIILLFILIQILPVKTHSNNPFLRSEEAPLIIAHRGGGGIAPENTLTAFALSDSLGVDVLEFDVQLSKDDQVVLMHDKNIDRTTNGKGNVSDFTVKELQALDAGYHFVGPEGDFPYRGQGVTIPTVSEVFEQFGHLPMVIEMKANDPKLADKLSEIIYEYNMVEKVLIVSFYDEVSEYFYEKTNGEVAISTSGGVSENFVILHKLFLGNLYPLKEKALQLPTQSSIFDLSTKRLIDAAHERNMAIHYWTINDVDEMNYLFEQGADGIMTDYPNIALYFLQQKGEN; encoded by the coding sequence GTGGAAATCGTTACAAATACTGAAAAACGAAAAAGAAGGTGGCCCAGGCGAATTCTAGTAGGATTGTTCGCTATCATACTACTGTTTATTTTAATTCAAATACTTCCAGTAAAAACCCACAGCAATAATCCATTCCTTCGATCTGAGGAAGCTCCATTAATTATTGCTCACCGTGGAGGAGGGGGTATTGCACCAGAAAATACGTTGACCGCTTTTGCGTTATCTGATTCTCTTGGTGTTGATGTGTTAGAGTTTGATGTTCAACTGTCAAAGGATGATCAAGTTGTTTTGATGCATGACAAAAATATTGATCGAACGACAAATGGAAAAGGGAACGTTTCAGATTTTACGGTTAAGGAGCTACAAGCCTTAGATGCAGGTTATCACTTTGTTGGACCTGAAGGGGATTTTCCATATCGAGGACAAGGGGTAACCATTCCTACAGTTTCAGAGGTTTTTGAACAATTTGGGCACTTACCGATGGTCATTGAAATGAAAGCGAATGACCCTAAATTAGCTGACAAGCTTTCAGAAATCATTTATGAGTATAATATGGTAGAAAAAGTGTTAATCGTATCATTCTATGATGAAGTATCTGAATATTTTTATGAGAAAACGAATGGGGAAGTTGCGATAAGCACTTCTGGAGGAGTATCGGAGAATTTCGTTATTCTTCATAAATTATTTTTAGGTAATCTGTATCCGTTAAAAGAAAAAGCACTTCAGCTACCAACACAATCCAGTATTTTTGATTTATCAACGAAGAGATTAATCGATGCGGCTCATGAAAGAAATATGGCGATTCACTACTGGACAATTAACGATGTAGATGAAATGAATTATTTATTTGAACAAGGTGCTGACGGTATTATGACTGATTATCCCAATATAGCATTATATTTCTTACAACAAAAAGGAGAAAACTGA
- a CDS encoding alpha/beta fold hydrolase translates to MEKELFVQLRDVKLFTKIYGQKKDKPTVVMDAGYGDYSKSWDQVVTEVSQLTEVVVYDRAGLGRSEKSRNRRTSQEMVKELKELLTILNVDTPIILVGHSFGGINIRLFATKYPDDVAGLLLVDSTPEEYKERFLPIMSNEFQVAYHQQFIHESNYDEFMESLRTVGENKTTLDIPLMVLCAGKKDHYTVEAQELWNEMQAELVGISTNGQLVIANESGHFIQKDEPNIVIDAIKRLVKDA, encoded by the coding sequence GTGGAAAAAGAATTATTTGTACAATTACGTGATGTGAAATTATTTACAAAAATTTACGGCCAGAAAAAAGATAAACCAACCGTCGTCATGGATGCTGGGTACGGAGATTATTCAAAGTCATGGGATCAGGTCGTTACGGAAGTATCTCAACTAACAGAAGTGGTCGTGTATGATCGGGCAGGGCTAGGGAGAAGTGAGAAAAGTCGAAATAGGCGAACAAGTCAAGAAATGGTTAAGGAATTAAAAGAGTTGCTTACGATATTGAATGTTGACACACCTATCATACTTGTTGGTCATTCTTTTGGAGGAATAAATATTCGATTATTTGCAACAAAGTATCCTGATGATGTAGCAGGACTATTGTTAGTGGATTCAACACCTGAAGAGTATAAGGAAAGATTTCTTCCAATTATGTCGAATGAATTTCAAGTAGCCTACCATCAACAGTTTATACATGAAAGTAATTATGATGAATTCATGGAAAGTTTACGAACTGTAGGAGAGAATAAAACAACATTAGATATACCTTTAATGGTTTTATGTGCAGGTAAAAAAGACCATTACACAGTCGAAGCGCAAGAGTTGTGGAATGAAATGCAGGCGGAGCTAGTAGGAATTTCAACAAATGGGCAGCTCGTTATAGCAAATGAAAGTGGTCATTTTATTCAGAAGGATGAACCAAATATAGTTATTGACGCAATTAAGCGCTTGGTGAAGGATGCTTAA
- a CDS encoding VOC family protein: MKEQLTRVGTNYIPVTDVKRSAEWYVTKLEAELSYQDQDKAILNIANQSIFLVKSEEDQSANFVDDNGTEWFSLTFEVDGLKALQSIHARFSQQGIQVGEIENRGHVGRNFVFYDLDRNKFDVWSELSQTFKEKYFTSQ; encoded by the coding sequence GTGAAAGAACAATTAACGCGTGTCGGAACGAATTATATTCCTGTTACAGATGTAAAACGTTCAGCTGAGTGGTATGTAACGAAGTTAGAGGCAGAGCTTAGCTATCAAGATCAAGACAAAGCGATTTTAAATATAGCCAACCAAAGTATATTTCTTGTAAAGTCGGAAGAGGATCAAAGTGCCAATTTTGTAGACGATAATGGGACTGAGTGGTTTTCGCTGACGTTTGAAGTAGATGGTTTGAAAGCTTTACAGTCTATCCATGCGCGCTTTTCACAGCAAGGCATCCAAGTAGGGGAGATTGAAAATAGAGGTCATGTGGGAAGAAACTTTGTGTTTTATGACTTAGATAGAAATAAATTTGATGTTTGGAGTGAACTCAGCCAGACATTTAAAGAAAAATATTTTACCTCCCAATAA
- a CDS encoding GNAT family N-acetyltransferase — protein MSTQIIEKKVSVRLSTYQQCHRNILDQFSLPEEQLQYTRLPKSSLPLALDDQHRHPVVILANEVPVGFFILYDGEERTDYTKNSCSLILRAFLINQKEQNKGYAKLALLQLSMYVEEHFLGINEVSLAVNARNLAALNLYSKCGFVDKGMTRMGPKGIQHLLSLSL, from the coding sequence ATGTCTACACAAATCATTGAAAAGAAAGTTTCCGTTAGATTGTCTACCTATCAGCAATGTCATAGAAATATTCTGGATCAATTCTCCCTTCCTGAAGAACAGTTACAGTATACGAGATTGCCAAAAAGCTCGTTACCTCTTGCTCTGGATGATCAACACAGACACCCAGTCGTTATATTGGCTAATGAAGTGCCAGTAGGATTTTTTATTCTTTACGACGGCGAGGAACGAACGGATTATACAAAAAATAGTTGTTCACTCATTCTTCGCGCATTCTTGATTAATCAAAAAGAACAAAATAAAGGATATGCCAAACTGGCACTTTTACAACTAAGCATGTACGTAGAGGAACATTTTTTAGGAATTAATGAAGTTTCCTTAGCTGTCAATGCCAGAAATCTTGCAGCCCTCAACTTGTATAGTAAATGTGGATTTGTTGATAAAGGGATGACTCGAATGGGGCCGAAAGGAATACAGCATCTGTTATCTTTATCCTTGTGA
- a CDS encoding PLP-dependent aminotransferase family protein, whose amino-acid sequence MDLIMVLNEQINIPLYQQLYEGIKKAINEGTLTPGTKLPSVRRMAQSHNISKMTVESGYQQLLAEGYIESRARSGFYVIEIDNLDELNSNHKLVYNYPNEVPLHPQDSILYNFHGSEIDMSTFPLRIWRRCMNEAMDNYNNNLAFYGDPQGEYDLRFEIANYLQQSRTVNCVPEQIIVGSGLQQTLSFLCLLLCKDGTRIAWEDPGYGDARSVCTDHGWDVVPISLAEDGINIDELRNSHANAVLVTPAHQYPYGMTMPIGKRIKLLEWARQTGSVIIEEDYDGEFRYGIKPIPSLQGMDTHSSVIYIGNFSKAFSPAMRMNYMVLPIRLLRRYHELKLNKYPSPVSRIQQRAMQIFMQKGHWDKHVRKMRTVYAKKQAVLIEALNKYMGDRIRIMGESAGLHLIIEVDIRKTQCDLIKEAFIHGVKVYPVERGQLQENINSQAGPRILLGFGGLSPSQINDGVMLIAQAWFRD is encoded by the coding sequence GTGGACCTCATTATGGTATTGAACGAACAAATAAATATTCCCCTATATCAACAATTGTATGAAGGAATTAAAAAAGCAATAAATGAAGGTACATTGACACCTGGAACTAAACTACCTTCAGTTAGGCGGATGGCACAGTCACACAATATTAGTAAGATGACGGTTGAATCTGGGTATCAACAGCTATTAGCTGAAGGTTACATTGAAAGTCGTGCCCGTAGTGGATTTTATGTGATAGAGATTGACAATCTAGATGAACTAAATTCCAATCACAAATTAGTTTATAACTATCCAAATGAAGTACCCCTGCATCCGCAAGATTCCATTTTGTACAATTTTCATGGTTCTGAAATCGATATGTCTACCTTCCCCCTCAGAATTTGGCGTAGATGTATGAATGAAGCGATGGATAATTACAATAACAACCTTGCCTTTTATGGCGATCCTCAAGGAGAGTACGATTTAAGGTTTGAGATTGCTAATTATCTTCAACAATCTAGAACGGTTAATTGTGTACCTGAACAGATTATTGTAGGAAGTGGTTTGCAACAGACCCTTTCTTTCTTATGCTTACTTCTTTGTAAAGACGGCACTAGGATTGCCTGGGAAGATCCCGGTTACGGTGACGCTAGATCCGTGTGCACAGACCATGGATGGGACGTAGTTCCCATTTCACTAGCGGAAGACGGGATAAATATTGACGAATTAAGGAATAGTCACGCAAACGCGGTACTTGTAACTCCTGCGCATCAATATCCTTATGGCATGACTATGCCAATTGGAAAACGAATAAAATTACTTGAGTGGGCGAGACAAACTGGAAGTGTCATCATAGAAGAGGACTATGATGGGGAATTTCGGTATGGAATTAAACCTATTCCTTCCCTTCAAGGAATGGACACGCACAGTTCAGTAATTTACATAGGCAACTTCTCTAAAGCATTTTCTCCGGCAATGCGGATGAACTACATGGTACTACCTATTCGTCTACTACGTCGCTATCATGAACTTAAACTAAACAAATATCCTTCACCAGTTTCTCGGATTCAACAACGGGCCATGCAAATATTTATGCAAAAAGGACATTGGGATAAGCACGTTCGTAAAATGCGGACAGTCTATGCAAAGAAGCAAGCAGTGCTTATAGAAGCGTTAAATAAGTATATGGGCGATCGGATTCGTATCATGGGGGAATCAGCAGGTTTGCACCTGATAATTGAAGTCGATATTAGAAAAACACAATGCGACCTAATAAAGGAAGCATTCATTCATGGGGTAAAGGTATATCCAGTTGAACGAGGTCAATTACAGGAAAACATTAACTCTCAGGCGGGGCCAAGAATATTACTAGGATTCGGAGGATTAAGTCCATCACAAATTAATGACGGAGTTATGCTCATTGCACAAGCGTGGTTTAGAGACTAG
- a CDS encoding DUF6176 family protein: MNVELSKFRVKEGKEEKVTEWMDLLNEHMDDVLLTLKDEKMYIETIFREKEETGEYLYWYSVQGENGISVEESHHEIDKQHIAYWIECIDEEYHTSEITTEVVMIPKDLIKQMV, translated from the coding sequence TTGAATGTTGAATTAAGTAAATTTCGAGTGAAAGAGGGAAAAGAGGAAAAAGTAACGGAGTGGATGGATTTATTAAATGAGCATATGGACGATGTTCTTCTTACTCTTAAGGACGAGAAAATGTATATTGAAACCATTTTCAGAGAGAAGGAAGAAACGGGCGAGTATCTCTATTGGTATAGTGTGCAAGGAGAAAATGGTATTTCTGTTGAAGAGTCTCATCATGAAATCGATAAACAGCATATTGCGTATTGGATTGAATGTATTGATGAAGAATACCATACGAGCGAGATTACAACTGAGGTTGTTATGATTCCTAAAGACTTAATCAAACAAATGGTTTAG